One window of Triticum dicoccoides isolate Atlit2015 ecotype Zavitan chromosome 5A, WEW_v2.0, whole genome shotgun sequence genomic DNA carries:
- the LOC119298999 gene encoding protein TRIGALACTOSYLDIACYLGLYCEROL 2, chloroplastic-like isoform X1, with product MAAAANPRVTGAAPAPLLLPPRLLRCAAGGNRGRRGTLLAAALRGVRSGTGPPTGPQRGAALLAGVPWATAARRRRRPATSLAGEGALPAPALALTPSARRPLLPLRHRFLCCTNAAASSGGEPSPSTNGGNNLLAPLVELWQRTVQPLGDYGFGKRSVWEGGVGLFMVSGAVLLALALAWLRGFQLRSRFRKYNAVFEFSQACGICVGTPLRIRGVTVGNVVRVDSSLKSIDAYVEVEDDKIIVPRNSLVEVNQSGLLMETMIDITPKDPLPTPSVGPLDADCSKEGLILCDKERMKGHQGVSLDALVGIFTRLGRDMEEIGVQKSFKLAEKVASIMEEAQPLLSRIEALAEEVQPLLSEVRESDLVKDVETIAKGLAEASGDLRRLKSSMLTPENSDLIKQSIFTLIFTLKNIESISSDISGFTGDEATRQNIKLLIKSLSRLL from the exons ATGGCCGCGGCGGCGAATCCTAGGGTCACGGGCGCGGCTCCCGCGCCCCTGCTGCTCCCTCCACGCCTCCTCCGTTGCGCGGCCGGAGGGAACCGGGGCCGGCGTGGGACGTTGCTCGCCGCCGCCCTCCGAGGCGTGCGGTCGGGAACTGGGCCACCGACAGGGCCACAGCGCGGAGCAGCGCTGTTGGCGGGAGTGCCCTGGGCGACCGCGGCACGGAGACGGCGCCGTCCGGCCACCAGTTTGGCCGGCGAAGGAGCTCTGCCCGCGCCGGCGCTCGCCCTGACGCCTTCCGCGCGGCGGCCTCTTCTTCCACTCCGCCATAG ATTCTTGTGTTGTACCAATGCGGCAGCCTCGAGCGGCGGCGAGCCCTCGCCTTCGACTAATGGCGGCAATAACCTGTTGGCCCCACTCGTCGAGCTGTGGCAACGGACGGTGCAACCGCTAGGGGATTATGGATTCGGGAAGCGCAGCGTGTGGGAAGGCGGTGTGGGACTCTTCATGGTCTCCGGGGCGGTCCTGCTGGCGCTCGCGCTTGCGTGGCTCCGGGGTTTCCAGCTGCGGTCGCGGTTCCGCAAGTATAATGCCGTGTTCGAGTTCAGCCAGGCGTGCGGGATTTGCGTGGGCACGCCCCTCAGGATACGCGGGGTCACCGTTGGGAACGTCGTCCGTGTCGACTCTTCGCTCAAGAGTATTGATGCATATGTTGAG GTTGAAGATGATAAAATTATTGTGCCCCGTAATTCATTGGTTGAGGTGAATCAATCTGGTCTCTTAATGGAGACAATGATTGACATTACACCAAAAGATCCACTCCCTACACCTTCAGTTGGTCCACTTGACGCAGACTGTTCCAAAGAAGGCTTAATCCTTTGTGACAAAGAGAGAATGAAAGGACATCAAGGAGTAAGCTTAGATGCACTGGTTGGTATATTTACCCGTTTAGGAAGAGACATGGAGGAAATTGGTGTTCAAAAAAGCTTCAAGTTGGCAGAAAAGGTTGCATCTATAATGGAAGAAGCACAACCTCTCCTTTCACGG ATTGAAGCATTAGCTGAAGAAGTTCAACCTTTGCTCTCGGAGGTGCGTGAGAGTGATCTGGTGAAGGATGTGGAAACCATAGCTAAAGGTCTGGCTGAGGCATCCGGCGATTTAAG AAGGTTGAAGTCTTCCATGCTTACCCCTGAGAACAGTGATCTAATCAAGCAGTCTATTTTCACCCTTATATTTACTTTGAAGAACATTGAG AGCATCAGCTCAGACATCTCTGGTTTCACTGGCGATGAGGCGACACGACAGAACATCAAGCTGCTGATTAAGTCACTTAGCAGACTATTGTGA
- the LOC119298999 gene encoding protein TRIGALACTOSYLDIACYLGLYCEROL 2, chloroplastic-like isoform X2 encodes MAAAANPRVTGAAPAPLLLPPRLLRCAAGGNRGRRGTLLAAALRGVRSGTGPPTGPQRGAALLAGVPWATAARRRRRPATSLAGEGALPAPALALTPSARRPLLPLRHRFLCCTNAAASSGGEPSPSTNGGNNLLAPLVELWQRTVQPLGDYGFGKRSVWEGGVGLFMVSGAVLLALALAWLRGFQLRSRFRKYNAVFEFSQACGICVGTPLRIRGVTVGNVVRVDSSLKSIDAYVEVEDDKIIVPRNSLVEVNQSGLLMETMIDITPKDPLPTPSVGPLDADCSKEGLILCDKERMKGHQGVSLDALVGIFTRLGRDMEEIGVQKSFKLAEKVASIMEEAQPLLSRFPGSQLICRQ; translated from the exons ATGGCCGCGGCGGCGAATCCTAGGGTCACGGGCGCGGCTCCCGCGCCCCTGCTGCTCCCTCCACGCCTCCTCCGTTGCGCGGCCGGAGGGAACCGGGGCCGGCGTGGGACGTTGCTCGCCGCCGCCCTCCGAGGCGTGCGGTCGGGAACTGGGCCACCGACAGGGCCACAGCGCGGAGCAGCGCTGTTGGCGGGAGTGCCCTGGGCGACCGCGGCACGGAGACGGCGCCGTCCGGCCACCAGTTTGGCCGGCGAAGGAGCTCTGCCCGCGCCGGCGCTCGCCCTGACGCCTTCCGCGCGGCGGCCTCTTCTTCCACTCCGCCATAG ATTCTTGTGTTGTACCAATGCGGCAGCCTCGAGCGGCGGCGAGCCCTCGCCTTCGACTAATGGCGGCAATAACCTGTTGGCCCCACTCGTCGAGCTGTGGCAACGGACGGTGCAACCGCTAGGGGATTATGGATTCGGGAAGCGCAGCGTGTGGGAAGGCGGTGTGGGACTCTTCATGGTCTCCGGGGCGGTCCTGCTGGCGCTCGCGCTTGCGTGGCTCCGGGGTTTCCAGCTGCGGTCGCGGTTCCGCAAGTATAATGCCGTGTTCGAGTTCAGCCAGGCGTGCGGGATTTGCGTGGGCACGCCCCTCAGGATACGCGGGGTCACCGTTGGGAACGTCGTCCGTGTCGACTCTTCGCTCAAGAGTATTGATGCATATGTTGAG GTTGAAGATGATAAAATTATTGTGCCCCGTAATTCATTGGTTGAGGTGAATCAATCTGGTCTCTTAATGGAGACAATGATTGACATTACACCAAAAGATCCACTCCCTACACCTTCAGTTGGTCCACTTGACGCAGACTGTTCCAAAGAAGGCTTAATCCTTTGTGACAAAGAGAGAATGAAAGGACATCAAGGAGTAAGCTTAGATGCACTGGTTGGTATATTTACCCGTTTAGGAAGAGACATGGAGGAAATTGGTGTTCAAAAAAGCTTCAAGTTGGCAGAAAAGGTTGCATCTATAATGGAAGAAGCACAACCTCTCCTTTCACGG TTTCCTGGATCTCAACTTATTTGCAGACAATAG